Within Halorussus sp. MSC15.2, the genomic segment GGGTCGAGCGAAGCCACCCCGAGGTGGACTGGTTCCCCGTCGAATCGCTGGACGAGCGAGCGGCGCTGGACGAACTGCTCGACCGCAACCCCGGCGCGGCCGCGTTCGTCTGGCGGGACGCCCCCGTGCGGTGGTACGAGACGACCCTCGACCGAGAGGACTTCGCGGACCTCCGCGTGGTCGAGGGACCCGAGGGACTGCGGTGGCGCGCCCTCTCGCCCGACGGGACGATTCACGGCGCGGCCCGTCGAATCGCTGACGGGGACCCGGGCGAGTTGACCGACGAGACGGGCGTGGACGTTTCGACTGTGGTGGAGTTCGTCGAGGAGATGCCCGACGGTCCGCTGGTCCTCTCGACGCGGGAGGGGTGCGTTCCGCGGTACGTGGCCGACGGCAACCACCGCGCGGTGGCGCTGGCGCTCCGGATGCGCTCGGGAGACTTCTCGCCACAGCGCGCGTATCTCGGCGTGGGTGCGAACCGCGTCGTTCGACCCCTCCGACAGCGCCTCTGCGGGGCGGTCGAGGACGCGCTCGATAGTTACTTCGGGAGGTAGTGTTCCGAACAGTTTCCGGGTCCTGGAACGCTCTCGCGCCGGTTGGGGGCCAAAGAGGCATAAGTCGGCCCGTCGTATCCCGGTCGGACGGCCGAGCGCCGTCGGGGGAGCATGCCAGCACGGTCACTCTACTTCACGGGGGACGGAGCGGTGGAGGTGCGCGAGCGCGAGATACCCGACCCGGACGAGGGGGAAGTTCGGGTCCGGGCCGAGCGGTCGGCGGTGAGTCCCGGCACGGAGCTACTGGTCTACCGCGGCGAGGTGCCGTCGGGGATGGCCGCCGACCCGAACATCGACGCGCTGTCTGGCGGGTTCGAGTTCCCGCTCCGGTACGGGTACGCGGTCGTCGGCCGAGTGACGGCGACCGGGCCGGGCGTCGAGAGCGCGTGGGAGGACCGGCGCGTGTTCGGGTTCAATCCGCACGAGAGCCACTTCTGCGCGCCGGTCTCGGACGTGCTGGCGGTGCCCGAGGACTGCTCGGCCGCGGCGGCCACCTTCCTGCCGAACGTCGAGACGGCGGTCAACTTCCTGCACGACGGCGCGCCCAGACTCGGCGAGCGCGCGGCCGTCTTCGGACAGGGCGTGGTCGGCCTGCTGACGACCGCACTGCTCGACGACTGCCCGCTGGACCGACTCGTCACGGTGGACCGCCACGCCCCGCGCCGCGAGCGCTCGCTGGAACTGGGCGCTGACGCCGCCCTCGACCCGGAAGCCACGCTCGGTCCGGACGGGCGCGATTTCGACGGCGGAGAGTCAGACCGGACCGGCGTCGGCGAACGAATCCGAGAGCGACTGGGAGGTCCCGACGAGGAGGCCGCGGGCGCGGACCTGACCTACGAACTCTCGGGGTGTCCGGACGCGCTCGACTCGGCCATCGCGGCCACGGGCTACGACGGTCGGGTCGTGGTCGGGTCGTGGTACGGCACCAAGCCCGCGGAACTCGACCTCGGCGGGCGGTTCCACCGGAGTCGGGTCAGCGTCGAGAGCAGTCAGGTCAGCACCATCGACCCGGAACTCCGGGGCCGGTGGTCGAAGGACCGGCGACTCGCCGTGGCGTGGGACCGGCTCCGCGACCTGAACCCCGAACGGTTCCTGACCCACGAGTTCGACGTCGGCGAGGCGGGGCGGGCCTACGAACTGCTGGACGAGAGTCCGGCGGACGCGCTCGGCGTGACCTTCCGGTACTGACGGAGGGACGGGAGGGTCACCGACCCGCCGGGAGTCCTCGAACCCCGCGACCCCCGACTTTCAAGCCGACGGGCGTCGTGCCGACAGTGAATGTACACCGTCACGGTCCAGCGCGACTTCGTAGCACAGCACTTCCTGACGGTTCCGGACCCCGGTCCCGAGGGCGACCTGCACTCGCACCACTACACCGCGACGGTCGAACTCGCGGGCGAGCGACTCAACGAGTACGGCTACCTCGCGGACATCGACGCCGTGGCCGAGCGCCTCGACGCGACGGTGGACCGATACCGGGACGCGACGCTCAACGACCTGCCGGAGTTCGAGGGGCGGAACCCGAGTCTGGAACACTTCGCGCGCCTGTTCGGCGGTCAGTTTTGGGAGAGTCTCGACGCGCCCGAAGTCGAGTCCGTGACCGTCTCGTTGCGGGAGGACGACGTGGCGCGGGCGTCCCACGAGCGAGCGGTCTGAACGATGCGCGTCGGACTGGTGGTCTACGGCGACCTCGGGACCACCAGCGGCGGGTACCTCTACGACCGGCGACTCGCCGCGGCGCTCCGGGACGCGGGCCACCGGGTCTCCGTCGTCTCGCTTCCCGAACGCGACTACCTGCGAGCGCTCGCCGACAACCTCGACCCCGGAATCCGCTCCGGACTCCGGGGGTTCGACCTGCTGGTCGAAGACGAACTCTGTCACCCCTCGCTGGTCGGCCACAACCGGGCCGTCGGCGCGCCGATAGTCGCCGTCGTCCACCACCTCCGGAGCAGCGAGCGGTGGCCCGCGTGGCGCGAGCGACTCTATCGCGCGGTCGAACGGCGCTACCTCCGGACCGCCGACGCGGCAATCTACGCCAGCGACGCGACGCGGCGCGACGCCGAGCGACTCGCCGGTCCCCGACCCTCGGTGGTCGCCCGGCCCGCGGGAGACCGATTCGACCCCGACGTGGACCCCCGAACTATCGTCGCCCGGGCCGACCGCGACCCCTTCCGAATCGCCTTCGTCGGCAACCTCCTCCCGCGGAAGGGCCTCCGCGTTCTGCTCCGCGGACTCGCCCGCGTCTCGGGGGACTGGCACCTCTCGGTCGTCGGGAACGACGACGCCGACCCGGGGTACGCGGACGACGCACGCGAACTCGCCGAGACGTTCGGAATCGCCGACGCGGTCCGGTTCGAGGGGCGACTCCCGGACGCCGCGCTCGCCGACCGACTCGCCGAGAGCCACCTGCT encodes:
- a CDS encoding zinc-binding alcohol dehydrogenase, which translates into the protein MPARSLYFTGDGAVEVREREIPDPDEGEVRVRAERSAVSPGTELLVYRGEVPSGMAADPNIDALSGGFEFPLRYGYAVVGRVTATGPGVESAWEDRRVFGFNPHESHFCAPVSDVLAVPEDCSAAAATFLPNVETAVNFLHDGAPRLGERAAVFGQGVVGLLTTALLDDCPLDRLVTVDRHAPRRERSLELGADAALDPEATLGPDGRDFDGGESDRTGVGERIRERLGGPDEEAAGADLTYELSGCPDALDSAIAATGYDGRVVVGSWYGTKPAELDLGGRFHRSRVSVESSQVSTIDPELRGRWSKDRRLAVAWDRLRDLNPERFLTHEFDVGEAGRAYELLDESPADALGVTFRY
- a CDS encoding 6-carboxytetrahydropterin synthase, with protein sequence MYTVTVQRDFVAQHFLTVPDPGPEGDLHSHHYTATVELAGERLNEYGYLADIDAVAERLDATVDRYRDATLNDLPEFEGRNPSLEHFARLFGGQFWESLDAPEVESVTVSLREDDVARASHERAV
- a CDS encoding glycosyltransferase family 4 protein: MRVGLVVYGDLGTTSGGYLYDRRLAAALRDAGHRVSVVSLPERDYLRALADNLDPGIRSGLRGFDLLVEDELCHPSLVGHNRAVGAPIVAVVHHLRSSERWPAWRERLYRAVERRYLRTADAAIYASDATRRDAERLAGPRPSVVARPAGDRFDPDVDPRTIVARADRDPFRIAFVGNLLPRKGLRVLLRGLARVSGDWHLSVVGNDDADPGYADDARELAETFGIADAVRFEGRLPDAALADRLAESHLLAVPSRFEGYGIVYLEGMGFGLPALATTAGGATELVTHGEDGFLVPPGDAAAVAAAVETLLSDRDRLREMSLTARRRFERHPGWSESMATARRFLQSVADESERLGENHPKETEP